The segment ACCATCATGGAAAACGCCGAAGCCGCCGTGGACAAATTGAATCGACTGAAGGAACTGGGCATCCAGATTTCCATCGACGATTTCGGTACCGGCTATTCATCCATGAGCTATCTCCAGAAATTCCCTCTGGACCACCTGAAGATCGACCTGTCCTTCGTCAAGCGCATGGACACCACCCCCGAGAACCGCGAGATCGTCAAGGCCATCATCAATCTGGCCCACAACATGGGATTGCAAGTCATTGCCGAGGGTGTTGAGAAATCGAGCCAGCAGGACATCCTGAATACCCTCAAATGCGAGTACGGACAGGGATTCTACTTCTCGCGCCCCGTTCCTGCGATCGATGCCAAGGCCTACATCATTGGAGATGCCCTGGCCGAACCCGAGGGCAAGCCACAAATGGTCATCACGCAAGTAAACACAAAACCCTAACAACACCTGAAACTGGCCCTGAAATTGCTGTTGGAGGATAGAGCAAACCCCCAACCCAATGACAGGTGATCCATGTTTCGACGCACCCTTGCCCTCCTTTCCCTGCCCCTTCTCCTGCTGGCTACAGCCTTGGCCGCAATAATCTTTACGGCACCATCCGCAGCTGGAAATAGCAACTTCATCAATGATTACAGCGTATATCAATATACAGCCATTACCCTCACCCTGATCAGCATTCTGGCTCTGGCCGCCGGCGGAACCGCATTGGCAGTGACAGCCAAACGCCGCGAATCCGCCTTGGCGGCCCTGCTCGCAGCCAAGACCAAAACACATAGAGTAGACAATTTTGTAGACTTTCAAAACTTACTAAAAGACATTATTGTGGAAAACGACGACTATGTAAGATCTATTGCCCAAATGAATACCGAGACAGAACAGCTTCGCACCGAACTCTCCATTGCCCAATCCCAAACGCAAACGGCTCGTCGACATGGTGAGGCCGCCCGCTGCCAGAGCCTGCAAAGCGCCTCCGGCACCCTGCACACTGCCATTACCAATATTCACGGCGCAGCAGGAGAACTGCAAACCGCAACCATGAGCGCCAGTAGCGGAGCACGCGACCAACAACGCTTATCCAGCGAATCAGCCTCCGCCATGGAGCAGATGAACGCCTCTGTTGCTCAGGTAGCAGAAAGTGCGGAAGCCGCAGCAGTGGCTGCTGACCGGGCTATGGAAGAAGCCCAGGCAGGGGCCAGTGCCGTGGATGAAACCGTTGCCGCCATCCAGGCCGTGAATGAGCACACCGCAGAATTGTCCGAGGTTGTCTCGGGACTGGGCGTGCAGGCCGAAGGCATCGGACGCATCATGAATGTTATCGCGGACATTGCAGACCAGACCAACCTGTTGGCCCTCAACGCCGCCATCGAAGCCGCCCGTGCCGGGGATGCCGGACGCGGCTTTGCCGTCGTGGCCGACGAGGTACGCAAACTGGCTGAAAAAACCATGGAAGCCACACGGGACGTCGGGCAACAGGTCGAGGCCATCCAGGGTGGTGTGGATCGCACCCGCACGGGCATGACCGCTGCTGCCGCCATCGTTGAGCAGGCCACGGAGGTCGCTCGACGCTCGGGGACAATGCTGACCACCATCGTTGAACTTGCTGCTGAAAATGCCGACCAGATTCGCTCCATTGCCACAGCAGCCACCCAGCAATCAGCTGCCAGCGAGCAGGTCACTCGCGCCGTGGCTCAAGTGGACAACATCTCCCAGCAGACCAACGAAGGCATGGAGACCTCCTCCCAGGCCCTTGAAAACCTCCTCTCTGGGGTATCGGAACTCGATGGCCTGAACGGAGCCTTTGACCTTATGGGCACGGGAAAGGTTCAGCAGGCCCTCAACCAGCTGGCTGAATCCGCAGACATCCTTTCCATGACACCGGAGCGCCAGGAGACGGCCATGCGCCAAACCATCGCGCAGAGCGCCTTCCTCGAACTTCTGTATCTGACTGATGCCAAAGGCATCCAACCCTGTTCGAATATCCCGCGTCCCGGCCAGGAGTCCCCACATGACGCTCGGGCCAAGGGCAAGGACTGGTCTTCACGACCATGGTTCACGACAGCCATGGAGACCGGGACCATGGTCATTTCCGAGGTCTATGTCTCCCAGGCCAGCGGCGAGCGATGCATCACAGTCTCCACTCCTTTCGGCGACCAGGACAAGCCCTCGGGCGTCATCGCCGCGGACGTGACTCTGGGATAGTTCGCTGGCCTGTTCATCAGGCTTCTGGACGATCACGAGGTTCTCGGGTATCCGTTGCCCACGGAGGGGTTACATCGTGGCCGGAGGCACAGGCTTTTCGCAGCTCGAATGGGACACCATCCCCGGAGCCTATGAAACGGAACTGGCATCCGTTCTGCGTCTTGATGCGTCCAATTGCTGCAACAGCTACCTGCTGCGTTCACCGGAATATGCCATTCTGGTGGATCCCGGGACCGACTCCGACGAGGCTGACGCCCTGGCCGGGCTGATGGCGCAGTTCACGCGCGAGATGCCGCGCCAGGCCATGATCTGCCTGACCCATTGTCACGCAGACCATTGCCTCGGGGCCTCGCGAATTCTGGATACGCCCGGGCTCATCATTTCCCTTGTCTGCCACAAGCTGGCCGCTGATGCCCTGCGC is part of the Desulfovibrio ferrophilus genome and harbors:
- a CDS encoding methyl-accepting chemotaxis protein → MFRRTLALLSLPLLLLATALAAIIFTAPSAAGNSNFINDYSVYQYTAITLTLISILALAAGGTALAVTAKRRESALAALLAAKTKTHRVDNFVDFQNLLKDIIVENDDYVRSIAQMNTETEQLRTELSIAQSQTQTARRHGEAARCQSLQSASGTLHTAITNIHGAAGELQTATMSASSGARDQQRLSSESASAMEQMNASVAQVAESAEAAAVAADRAMEEAQAGASAVDETVAAIQAVNEHTAELSEVVSGLGVQAEGIGRIMNVIADIADQTNLLALNAAIEAARAGDAGRGFAVVADEVRKLAEKTMEATRDVGQQVEAIQGGVDRTRTGMTAAAAIVEQATEVARRSGTMLTTIVELAAENADQIRSIATAATQQSAASEQVTRAVAQVDNISQQTNEGMETSSQALENLLSGVSELDGLNGAFDLMGTGKVQQALNQLAESADILSMTPERQETAMRQTIAQSAFLELLYLTDAKGIQPCSNIPRPGQESPHDARAKGKDWSSRPWFTTAMETGTMVISEVYVSQASGERCITVSTPFGDQDKPSGVIAADVTLG